From the Ruania alkalisoli genome, one window contains:
- a CDS encoding ABC transporter substrate-binding protein, producing the protein MKPHPFRRTAAPVVASLSALALVACTGGSEDGSDSGNGGGETEAITAEQFEEAMSTPTELTFWSWVPDIQNQVDMFEEAYPEIDVEYVNVGQGAEHYQQMRTAIQAGSGAPDVAQVEYQHLASFRLGGDLLDLTPYLQEDLSAAYPDWVWSQVSADGGLWGIPQDTGPLGSLYRTDLFADAGIEVPTTWDEFAQAAADYREAMPDSYLTNMPGNDPGQFVGLLWQAGARPFAYDGAETVTIDLDSPEVLQVVEYWQGLIADDLVSVDPDFNDQWYQALANGKYASWQVAAWGPVFLQGTAGNTSGLWAASTLPQWEEGQNISGNWGGSTDAVLSSTDNPIAATELARWINVEEAPATRFVQEQFLFPPSLSILESEEFLAEESEFYGGQQVNATFAEISETVPTDDFGWLPFMDFAYSAYNETLGSAIADRGDLVAGLQAWEAELVEYAESQGFTVE; encoded by the coding sequence ATGAAACCGCACCCCTTCCGCCGAACCGCAGCCCCGGTGGTGGCTTCCCTGAGCGCCCTGGCGCTCGTGGCCTGCACCGGCGGGTCCGAGGACGGCTCCGACTCCGGCAACGGTGGCGGCGAGACCGAGGCGATCACCGCCGAACAGTTCGAAGAGGCGATGAGCACTCCCACCGAACTCACCTTTTGGTCCTGGGTGCCCGACATCCAGAACCAGGTGGACATGTTCGAAGAGGCCTACCCCGAGATCGATGTCGAATACGTCAACGTCGGTCAGGGCGCCGAGCACTACCAGCAGATGCGCACAGCGATCCAGGCCGGTTCCGGTGCCCCCGACGTCGCCCAGGTGGAGTACCAGCACCTGGCCTCCTTCCGCCTCGGCGGCGACCTGCTCGACCTCACCCCGTACCTGCAGGAGGACCTCTCCGCCGCCTACCCGGACTGGGTGTGGAGCCAGGTCTCAGCCGACGGCGGCCTGTGGGGCATCCCGCAGGACACCGGCCCGCTCGGCAGTCTCTACCGCACCGACCTGTTCGCCGACGCCGGCATCGAGGTGCCCACCACCTGGGACGAGTTCGCCCAGGCCGCCGCCGACTACCGCGAGGCTATGCCGGACAGTTACCTCACGAACATGCCCGGCAACGACCCGGGCCAGTTCGTCGGCCTGCTCTGGCAGGCCGGGGCTCGTCCCTTCGCCTACGACGGCGCAGAGACCGTGACCATCGACCTCGACTCTCCCGAGGTGCTCCAGGTAGTCGAATACTGGCAAGGCCTGATCGCCGACGACCTGGTCTCGGTGGACCCGGACTTCAACGACCAGTGGTACCAGGCCCTCGCGAACGGCAAGTATGCCAGCTGGCAGGTGGCCGCCTGGGGGCCAGTGTTCCTGCAGGGCACCGCCGGCAACACCAGTGGACTGTGGGCCGCCTCCACGCTGCCGCAGTGGGAGGAAGGCCAGAACATCTCCGGCAACTGGGGTGGGTCCACCGACGCGGTGCTCTCCTCGACCGACAATCCGATCGCGGCGACCGAACTGGCCCGGTGGATCAACGTCGAAGAAGCGCCCGCCACACGGTTCGTGCAGGAACAGTTCCTCTTCCCGCCCTCGCTGAGCATCCTGGAGTCCGAGGAGTTCCTCGCCGAGGAGTCCGAGTTCTACGGCGGCCAGCAGGTGAACGCCACCTTCGCGGAGATCTCCGAGACGGTGCCCACCGATGACTTCGGGTGGCTACCGTTCATGGACTTCGCCTACTCCGCCTACAACGAGACCCTCGGCAGTGCGATCGCCGACCGGGGTGACCTCGTTGCCGGGCTGCAGGCGTGGGAGGCCGAGCTGGTCGAGTACGCCGAGTCCCAGGGCTTCACGGTCGAGTGA
- a CDS encoding carbohydrate ABC transporter permease — translation MTSTAPPAPAQPPPQRTANTLSTLRRREARAGYLFVLPFMIVFVAMLIVPLGYSGYLSVFREQLIGGTSFVGLENYARALSDATFTGGVARMALFLVIQVPIMLGLALLFALVLDSGRLRLQKFVRLAIFIPYAVPGVISALMWGYLYGPDFGPFAQLGEASGLGSPDFLSADFMLFSIMNIVTWGFIGYNMIIMYSALRSIPTEIYEAARVDGAGEVRIATAIKIPALRPALVLTTIFSVIGTFQLFNEPNILRTIAPNVIGNGYTPNLYAYNLAFVGQEVNYAAAIAFLLGFVIMVVSYIFQLSTSRKEATR, via the coding sequence ATGACGTCTACCGCACCCCCTGCCCCGGCCCAGCCACCTCCGCAGCGCACCGCGAACACGCTCAGTACGCTCCGCCGTCGGGAAGCCCGCGCCGGCTACCTGTTCGTGCTGCCCTTCATGATCGTGTTCGTCGCGATGCTGATCGTGCCGCTCGGCTACTCCGGCTACCTGTCGGTGTTCCGCGAGCAGCTCATCGGCGGGACCTCGTTCGTGGGCCTGGAGAACTATGCTCGCGCCCTCAGCGACGCCACATTCACCGGCGGCGTGGCCCGGATGGCGTTGTTCCTGGTGATCCAGGTACCGATCATGCTCGGCCTGGCGTTGCTGTTCGCGCTGGTGCTGGACTCGGGTCGATTGCGACTGCAGAAGTTCGTGCGCCTGGCGATCTTCATCCCCTATGCCGTTCCCGGTGTGATCTCGGCGCTCATGTGGGGGTATCTTTACGGTCCCGATTTCGGCCCCTTCGCCCAGCTCGGCGAGGCGAGCGGGCTCGGCAGCCCGGACTTCCTCTCCGCCGACTTCATGCTGTTCTCGATCATGAACATCGTCACCTGGGGGTTCATCGGCTACAACATGATCATCATGTACTCGGCGCTGCGGTCGATCCCCACCGAGATCTACGAGGCGGCGCGGGTGGACGGCGCCGGTGAGGTGCGCATCGCCACCGCCATCAAGATCCCGGCGCTGCGCCCGGCACTGGTGCTGACCACCATCTTCTCGGTGATCGGAACCTTCCAGCTGTTCAACGAACCGAACATCCTGCGCACCATCGCCCCGAATGTGATCGGCAACGGCTACACCCCGAACCTGTACGCCTACAACCTGGCCTTCGTGGGCCAGGAGGTGAACTACGCGGCCGCGATCGCGTTCCTGCTCGGCTTCGTGATCATGGTCGTCTCCTACATCTTCCAGCTCAGCACCTCCCGGAAGGAGGCCACCCGATGA
- a CDS encoding carbohydrate ABC transporter permease: MTAPAPTSSTPTSSGRRPGARARPSMLLTVVMLAVVAYFLLPLWWLSVASTKSNADLFSSFGLWFADSFSLLGNLGDVFTFQNGIFLAWARNTVVYAGVSALGAAVLATAAGYAFATLRFKGSTALFAIILGSIMVPLTALAIPTYLLFAKVGLTDTPWAVILPSLVSPFGVYLMRVYADGAVPPSLQEAARVDGAGELRIFVTIVSRLLAPGFVTVLLFALVSTWNNYFLPLIMLNSPEWYPLTVGLAQWQSTSQAGSGSQALFSMVITGSLVSIVPLVIAFLFLQRYWQSGLGTGGVKQ; the protein is encoded by the coding sequence ATGACGGCGCCCGCTCCCACATCCTCGACGCCCACCTCGAGTGGTCGTCGCCCAGGCGCGCGGGCCCGGCCGAGCATGCTGCTCACCGTGGTGATGCTCGCCGTGGTGGCCTACTTCCTGCTCCCGCTGTGGTGGCTCTCGGTGGCGTCCACCAAGTCCAACGCCGACCTGTTCTCCTCCTTCGGACTGTGGTTCGCCGACTCTTTCAGTCTGCTCGGCAACCTCGGTGACGTGTTCACCTTCCAGAACGGGATCTTTCTCGCCTGGGCCCGCAACACCGTCGTCTACGCCGGAGTCAGCGCCCTCGGTGCTGCGGTCCTCGCCACCGCAGCCGGGTACGCCTTCGCCACGTTGCGATTCAAGGGCAGCACGGCACTGTTCGCGATCATCCTCGGCTCGATCATGGTGCCCCTGACGGCGCTCGCGATCCCCACGTACCTGCTGTTCGCCAAGGTGGGACTGACCGATACCCCGTGGGCGGTGATCCTGCCGTCGCTGGTCAGCCCGTTCGGGGTGTACCTGATGCGGGTGTACGCCGATGGCGCGGTCCCGCCCTCTTTGCAGGAGGCAGCCCGGGTCGACGGCGCAGGAGAGTTGCGCATCTTCGTCACCATCGTCTCGCGCTTGCTGGCACCGGGATTCGTGACTGTGCTGCTGTTCGCACTCGTGAGTACGTGGAACAACTACTTCCTGCCGCTCATCATGCTGAACAGTCCCGAGTGGTACCCGCTCACCGTGGGCCTGGCGCAGTGGCAGTCCACGTCGCAGGCAGGCTCGGGATCGCAGGCGTTGTTCTCGATGGTGATCACCGGTTCGCTGGTCTCCATCGTGCCGCTGGTGA